The following nucleotide sequence is from Flavobacterium sp. N1736.
ACAAAACCATGGCAAAAAAACATTTTTGTTATCTGATTTTAGCAATTATTATTACTTCTTGCTCTACAAATCCTTATAAAACTACTGAGAAAGTTTACGATCAGCAGCTTAAAAATTTAGAGAATCAAATTACCAGTAAAGAAGCACAAAATATACCTGCCGTTAGCCCGTTAGTTATCGATACTACATATGCGCAACAATTGGGTATTGTAAAAGATACGTTGTCAAAAACAGGATCTACTGCTTTATTAAATGGTATAAATACAGAATGGATTGGTACTGTCAATTTTAATTTAAGAAAACCAAGTTTTATTATTATTCACCATACCGCACAGGATTCTATTCAGCAAACTATAAATACTTTTACCAAGACCAAAACGCAGGTAAGTGCACATTACATAATTTCTGAAAATGGAAAAGTAGTGCAAATGCTAAATGACTATTTAAGAGCATGGCACGCCGGAGCATCATCTTGGGGAAAAAACACTGATTTAAATTCGACTTCAATTGGTATTGAACTTGACAATAATGGTTTTAAACCTTTTACCGAAGCGCAAATAAGCAGTTTGGTTGCCCTTTTAACAAAACTAAAAAAAGATTATAATATTCCGACTCAAAATATTCTGGGTCATGCTGACATTGCTCCTGGCAGAAAACAAGATCCAAGTGCATTGTTTCCGTGGAAAACATTAGCTGAAAAAGGATTTGGTATTTGGCCGGATGAAATTTTAGAAGAAGCTCCTTTTGATTTTAAAATAGAACAGGCTTTACGTATTATTGGTTATAATACCAAGAATCTTTCAGCTGCAATTCAGGCTTTTAAATTACATTATATCCAAACGGATGCAACAGCAGTTTTAGATCGAAAAACAATAGATACGATTTATTCAATTTACAAAAAACAACTTCAATAAATCTCATCCTTATAAAAATTCAAAACGCGTTTCTAACTATTTAGAAACGCGTTTTTTTGTTGTGCATTGGTGGTTAAAGTTTGCCACAGATTAAAGGATTAAAAAGATTATTCCTGTTATGCGATGTGAAGTTTTTTTACCACAACCCGAGCGATTGCGAGCAGACGAAGCAATTACACGATTAGCACAAATTAAAAAGCATATTTAAAATTGAACCATTAAGATATAGTTTCATTAAGCAAAACTTACCTTTTCTTAATATCTTAATGGTAAAAAATCATTTTAATCCTCTAATCTGTGGCAACAAAAAAACAAGCAATAATAAAAAAGCTGCCAAAACATTAATATGTTTCGACAGCTCCAAAAAAAAAAAAATATCAATCTTTATCTCTAGAAAGAGTATGTTGTAGCAAGCAGCGCATAGAATGATCCTCCTGTTGGCAGGGCATCTTTATCTAAAAATATATCTTCTGACGCAGCATCGTATCTTACCTCAGGAATTATAGTTAGTTTTCCAACTTTGTAATTTAATGATAACGTGTTTGCAAAAACACTAGAACCGTTTAGAGTTCCAAGATTTAAAGCATCTTTAGCATCAAAATATTCAATTCTGTAAGCCAAAAGCAAATCCGGTTTAAATGAATAATTAGCGTATCCTACAAGTGAAAACCATTCACCATCTAAAGTGCTGTCAAAATCATTTTTACTTTTAGCATAAGTGGCATTAAATCCAAGACCGAAACTATCACTTATTGTTTTAGACGCTACTAAATCAAACTGCGATTTATTTTCATCTGTTGGCGGAACTAAAGTTCCCGGTGTAGGATTTGTACTTCCTGATGTAAAGTTTAAATAAACACTTCCGGTTTCACCAATATATCCTAATTGTCCTATGTATGTTTTTTGGCTGGATCCTGCATCCATTGCCGATTTAAAATCGGTTGGGTTTGTGATACCAAACATCGCTGTAAATTTCCCTGAGGTATATTGTGCTTTTACTCCAGTATTAAAGAACGGCCCGTATGAAAACGCATATGACATACTGTAATTTTTATTGTCTACCGCGTCTAATACTTCGTATCCTATATGTGTACCAAAACTACCTGCAACGACCTTAAATTTTTCGGTTATTTGATACG
It contains:
- a CDS encoding N-acetylmuramoyl-L-alanine amidase yields the protein MAKKHFCYLILAIIITSCSTNPYKTTEKVYDQQLKNLENQITSKEAQNIPAVSPLVIDTTYAQQLGIVKDTLSKTGSTALLNGINTEWIGTVNFNLRKPSFIIIHHTAQDSIQQTINTFTKTKTQVSAHYIISENGKVVQMLNDYLRAWHAGASSWGKNTDLNSTSIGIELDNNGFKPFTEAQISSLVALLTKLKKDYNIPTQNILGHADIAPGRKQDPSALFPWKTLAEKGFGIWPDEILEEAPFDFKIEQALRIIGYNTKNLSAAIQAFKLHYIQTDATAVLDRKTIDTIYSIYKKQLQ
- a CDS encoding porin, which gives rise to MKKVFHILAAMLTSSFAFAQDDTETATSPATTWGGSADAYYKYDFSKQMNGLTSFTNSQDSFELGMASVEAAHTFGKASVFVDLGFGKRAGEFSYNETTDKDINAKFLIKQLFFTYQITEKFKVVAGSFGTHIGYEVLDAVDNKNYSMSYAFSYGPFFNTGVKAQYTSGKFTAMFGITNPTDFKSAMDAGSSQKTYIGQLGYIGETGSVYLNFTSGSTNPTPGTLVPPTDENKSQFDLVASKTISDSFGLGFNATYAKSKNDFDSTLDGEWFSLVGYANYSFKPDLLLAYRIEYFDAKDALNLGTLNGSSVFANTLSLNYKVGKLTIIPEVRYDAASEDIFLDKDALPTGGSFYALLATTYSF